GACCTGGTGTAGCGCGCTAGGGGCAGCGCCAGCATCGCGTCGTACGGGCCGCATCGACACGCCCGCTGCCCCCGGGCCCCCCGCGTGCCGCCGCCGACACCGGACCGCTTCCCGTATCTACTGCTCATGAAGAATCTACGGAAACGTAAGCACAGTCCacgtgttattttatttactgtaaTTAAACGGGAGAGCAAAAGCAGTAAAAAGTTATATACCGACCGGTCGTTCCGCGGCGACATGAAGCGCGGCGCCGGGGCTGAGCGGCCGTAGCGCGAGCCCAGCACGAAGCGCGCCTCCCGCGCTTCGCCCGCCGCCACCGCCTGCACGCCGGGCGCCAGGCCCGCCAgctcgccgcccgc
This genomic window from Aricia agestis chromosome 2, ilAriAges1.1, whole genome shotgun sequence contains:
- the LOC121737570 gene encoding uncharacterized protein LOC121737570, with the translated sequence AAGGELAGLAPGVQAVAAGEAREARFVLGSRYGRSAPAPRFMSPRNDRFFMSSRYGKRSGVGGGTRGARGQRACRCGPYDAMLALPLARYTRRPAAGGAPRAG